In the Sarcophilus harrisii chromosome 1, mSarHar1.11, whole genome shotgun sequence genome, one interval contains:
- the RDH8 gene encoding retinol dehydrogenase 8: MARAEDPRTVLITGCSSGIGLHLAVKLAQDPQQRYHVIATMRDLGKKEKLEAAAGESLGRTLTVAQMDVCSEDSVSACLSSIKGGSLDVLVNNAGLGLVGPLESLNMTDIKKVFETNFFGVVQLIKAVLPSMKQRRRGHIVVISSVMGMQGIIFNDIYSASKFAIEGFCESLAVQLLQFNIFVSLVEPGPVNTEFEAKLMAQISKDNFPGTDPDTLSYFLNIYLPASKEIFQTLGQSPDDVVQAIVQVIGSTRPSLRYQTNALYTPLTALKYADPSGDLSVRTFYRLLFRCQPFFRFSLCCLRCLTGNCLRPRITPM; this comes from the exons ATGGCAAGAGCTGAGGACCCCAGGACTGTCCTGATTACCGGCTGCTCTTCAGGGATTGGTCTGCATCTGGCTGTAAAATTGGCTCAAGACCCTCAACAGAGATACCATG TGATCGCCACCATGCGGGAcctggggaagaaagagaaactgGAGGCTGCAGCTGGAGAGTCTCTAGGGCGGACGTTGACCGTGGCACAAATGGATGTCTGCAGTGAGGACTCCGTGTCTGCCTGCCTAAGCTCCATTAAGGGAGGGTCTCTGGATGTGCTAG TGAACAACGCAGGTTTGGGACTTGTTGGGCCCCTGGAGAGCCTCAATATGACAGACATCAAGAAGGTCTTTGAAACCAACTTCTTTGGGGTAGTCCAACTGATCAAGGCTGTGCTGCCTAGCATGAAGCAGAGACGTAGGGGCCACATCGTGGTGATCAGCAGTGTCATGGGAATGCAGG GTATCATATTCAATGACATCTACTCGGCCTCTAAGTTTGCAATAGAGGGATTCTGTGAGAGTCTGGCTGTGCAGCTTCTGCAGTTCAATATCTT TGTGTCCTTAGTGGAACCAGGGCCGGTGAACACAGAGTTTGAAGCCAAGTTAATGGCCCAGATTTCCAAGGATAATTTCCCTGGCACTGACCCTGACACCTTGAGCTACTTTCTCAATATTTACCTCCCGGCATCAAAGGAGATTTTCCAGACACTGGGCCAGAGCCCCGACGATGTTGTCCAG GCCATCGTCCAGGTGATTGGCTCAACACGTCCATCCCTTCGTTATCAGACCAATGCTCTGTATACGCCCCTGACTGCCCTGAAGTATGCTGACCCTTCCGGAGACCTCTCCGTCCGCACTTTCTACCGTCTCCTCTTCCGCTGCCAGCCCTTTTTCCGATTCAGTCTCTGTTGCCTGCGATGCCTTACAGGGAACTGCCTCCGGCCCAGAATCACACCCATGTGA